A genomic stretch from Pirellulales bacterium includes:
- a CDS encoding flagellar motor protein MotB: MAGHGGGAWKVAYADFVTAMMAFFLVMWIVAQNKPVKEAVAKYFRDPFGTAGAPSGPPLAVAAPESGGLSNLKAPPKGPRGYGRGAAKVDAKAALGSALKGGAPLQGTADPGSTRVGAAVLFAEESAQLDEQAQLCLRAMAPALLGKPNKIEIRGHATGRPLPPNSPYADAWQLSYARCLAVFKFLEQEGVESHRMRFSQAGPYEPQEQPGDANWAAQNSRVEVSMLGEFADAVKTKRGMPLDRRHPSLGVSSQAGVERE; encoded by the coding sequence ATGGCCGGCCATGGCGGTGGAGCATGGAAAGTGGCGTACGCGGACTTTGTGACCGCGATGATGGCTTTTTTTTTGGTGATGTGGATCGTCGCTCAGAACAAGCCCGTCAAAGAGGCCGTGGCCAAATACTTTCGTGATCCGTTCGGCACGGCGGGCGCGCCCAGCGGTCCGCCGTTGGCCGTGGCCGCGCCCGAAAGCGGCGGCTTGTCGAATCTGAAAGCGCCGCCCAAAGGCCCGCGCGGTTACGGACGCGGCGCGGCAAAGGTGGACGCCAAGGCCGCCTTGGGATCGGCGCTGAAAGGCGGCGCGCCCCTCCAAGGGACGGCCGATCCGGGCAGCACGCGCGTGGGAGCGGCGGTCCTGTTCGCTGAAGAATCAGCCCAGCTCGATGAGCAAGCCCAGCTCTGCTTGAGGGCCATGGCGCCTGCCCTGCTGGGCAAACCGAACAAGATCGAGATTCGCGGGCACGCGACCGGGCGCCCACTGCCACCCAATAGCCCGTATGCCGATGCCTGGCAGCTCTCGTACGCTCGTTGCCTGGCCGTGTTCAAGTTTCTGGAGCAAGAAGGTGTCGAATCGCACCGCATGCGCTTCAGCCAGGCGGGTCCGTATGAGCCGCAAGAGCAGCCGGGCGACGCGAACTGGGCGGCGCAGAACTCGCGCGTCGAGGTGTCTATGCTGGGCGAATTTGCCGACGCGGTCAAAACGAAGCGAGGGATGCCGCTTGACCGCAGGCATCCCTCGCTTGGGGTTTCATCGCAGGCAGGTGTCGAGCGCGAGTGA
- a CDS encoding creatininase family protein — MKRPFALAMIFFCVGWPARPIGAEEPVLDTPRPIEAIDTVFMEEMTWMEVRDAIAGGKTTAIVATGGVEQNGPYVATGKHNYILRATTQAIARRLGNALVAPIVPFVPEGDIDPPTEHMRYPGTISVSEATFEALLTDICASLRAHGFKNIVLLGDSGGNQTGMKRVAERLNRRWAEAGPRVHYIAEYYDYRAVTEWLEKEGIHQVDEGLHDDFAVTALLMTVDPNLVRMKERGATGKFSINGVELAPAPKTIEWGKRIIDFRANAAVSAIEHSIGP, encoded by the coding sequence ATGAAACGCCCATTTGCTTTGGCCATGATCTTTTTTTGCGTTGGCTGGCCCGCACGTCCGATTGGGGCGGAAGAGCCGGTGCTCGACACGCCGCGCCCCATCGAGGCAATCGATACGGTCTTCATGGAAGAAATGACCTGGATGGAAGTTCGTGACGCCATTGCGGGCGGCAAAACCACCGCCATCGTTGCCACGGGGGGAGTCGAGCAGAACGGGCCTTACGTGGCGACGGGCAAGCACAACTACATCTTAAGGGCCACCACGCAGGCCATTGCCCGCCGCCTCGGAAACGCCCTCGTCGCTCCGATCGTACCGTTCGTGCCCGAAGGCGATATCGACCCGCCGACCGAACACATGCGCTACCCTGGGACGATCAGCGTCAGCGAGGCGACGTTCGAGGCGCTGTTGACCGACATCTGTGCCAGCCTGCGGGCACACGGGTTCAAGAATATCGTGTTGTTGGGCGACAGCGGCGGCAATCAGACGGGCATGAAACGCGTGGCCGAGCGGCTTAACCGCCGCTGGGCGGAGGCGGGGCCGCGCGTGCATTACATCGCCGAGTATTACGACTACCGCGCCGTGACCGAATGGCTGGAGAAAGAAGGAATCCACCAGGTGGACGAAGGCTTGCACGACGACTTCGCCGTCACGGCCCTGCTCATGACCGTCGACCCAAACCTGGTGCGGATGAAGGAGCGAGGAGCGACCGGCAAGTTCTCGATCAACGGCGTCGAGCTGGCCCCGGCTCCGAAAACGATCGAGTGGGGCAAGCGGATCATCGACTTTCGCGCCAACGCGGCGGTGTCCGCAATCGAGCATTCGATTGGGCCGTAA
- a CDS encoding HEAT repeat domain-containing protein has product MPVALANRKPFLACLVLMLVGCTGLRLKPVTSSTRSTAARKSDQGRSAKNRDAAEATAANDNIDILPPPLRKDGWSAALAPEPPTDRSQGRRWRHRDLETLHALPLNERPDFAAELASGDKTVATNAAICLTRLGDSRGRTQLIGAVGNKDLRLPFRCAAAEALAETAKPSPLEALRELTTRYGEFSTPSYLAELHAELLYGLAEHVDAGADERFVSAVKSPVAAARLAAIRGWLRPGTAALPEAAADLRTDPDHRVRAATLGAMAARHHPFALDAARGGLTDYRLEVRLAAVAALGQIGGKEAQQALEGLERESEVIRAAAVGALAKLGARDRVWAAAESPSWHVRQSVAAALVHWPDAGGALLARRLLADASIEVEKEVLATLAKWPLEVAGPVLLEAMGGNAYMARKSAAAQLAERWPPAREFTADAPGERRTAALSQLRQQWSGQFGIASLESMVPRGTEHSAVEVPLVPERIERARQIVQRLQQASPTGAAASEALGELAGFGPDLPRVLGQIVDEGRVVLPDAVYRQVLPKFGGQYEVIDRLLSTDVQQRRRAAGSLAAAAEQGPLNSVIVARLAELGTAEPDSLVWTGMLRAVAKDGREPAVRLAYAGLGHRAAEVRREAIEYLAAHSSPAHAPLILPALKDKNQAVVSAAVKALGHPGMLVDAGPLERLLVTNDRALRLALAESLIALGAPSGPQTLELLAHDTDIGTRRKAAQLMGSVGDRRYTETLIGLLDDTLGVRTAALASLPKVVGRDVAERPDDPPTSTLDRVERWKRWWQSSSS; this is encoded by the coding sequence GTGCCTGTCGCTCTTGCAAACCGAAAGCCGTTTCTCGCGTGCCTGGTGCTCATGCTGGTCGGCTGCACGGGTTTGCGTCTGAAGCCCGTCACTTCGAGTACACGCTCCACCGCGGCACGCAAGTCCGATCAGGGCAGATCCGCCAAGAATCGCGACGCTGCCGAGGCAACCGCAGCCAACGACAACATCGACATCCTGCCTCCGCCCTTGCGAAAGGACGGCTGGAGCGCGGCGCTGGCGCCGGAACCACCGACGGACCGCTCGCAAGGCCGCCGTTGGCGGCATCGCGATCTGGAAACGCTCCACGCGCTTCCCCTCAATGAACGGCCGGACTTTGCGGCCGAGCTGGCCAGTGGCGATAAAACCGTCGCCACCAACGCCGCCATCTGCCTGACGCGCCTAGGCGATAGCCGCGGCCGCACGCAACTCATCGGGGCCGTCGGCAATAAGGACTTGCGATTGCCGTTTCGTTGCGCGGCCGCCGAAGCGCTGGCCGAAACGGCCAAGCCGTCGCCGCTGGAGGCGCTGCGAGAACTCACCACGCGCTACGGCGAATTCTCGACGCCTTCGTACCTTGCCGAGCTGCACGCCGAGTTGCTTTATGGACTGGCGGAACATGTCGATGCCGGGGCGGATGAGCGCTTTGTGTCGGCGGTCAAAAGTCCCGTCGCGGCCGCTCGCCTGGCCGCCATACGAGGTTGGTTGCGTCCGGGCACCGCGGCGCTGCCCGAAGCGGCCGCGGATCTGCGGACCGATCCCGACCATCGCGTGCGCGCGGCGACCCTGGGTGCGATGGCCGCCCGACATCACCCCTTTGCGCTGGATGCCGCCCGCGGCGGCCTGACCGATTATCGCTTGGAAGTCCGCCTGGCAGCCGTGGCGGCGCTGGGACAGATCGGCGGAAAAGAGGCGCAGCAGGCGTTGGAGGGGCTGGAGCGCGAGTCCGAAGTGATTCGCGCGGCCGCCGTGGGCGCCCTGGCGAAGCTCGGCGCGCGCGACCGCGTTTGGGCCGCGGCCGAAAGCCCGTCGTGGCACGTGCGGCAGTCGGTGGCGGCGGCCCTGGTCCATTGGCCCGACGCGGGCGGCGCCCTGCTGGCCCGACGCCTGCTGGCCGATGCCAGCATCGAGGTCGAAAAAGAGGTGCTTGCCACCTTGGCCAAGTGGCCGCTCGAGGTGGCCGGACCGGTGCTGCTGGAGGCGATGGGGGGCAACGCTTACATGGCCCGCAAGTCGGCGGCGGCCCAGCTTGCCGAACGTTGGCCGCCGGCCCGCGAGTTTACGGCGGATGCTCCCGGCGAACGGCGCACCGCGGCGCTCTCTCAGTTGCGACAACAGTGGAGCGGTCAGTTCGGCATCGCCTCGCTGGAGTCGATGGTCCCACGGGGAACCGAGCACTCGGCAGTCGAGGTGCCCTTGGTGCCCGAGCGAATCGAGCGAGCTCGGCAGATCGTCCAACGGCTGCAACAGGCGTCGCCGACGGGCGCAGCGGCAAGCGAGGCTTTGGGCGAGTTAGCGGGCTTTGGTCCCGACCTGCCGCGGGTGCTGGGACAAATCGTCGATGAGGGGCGGGTGGTTTTGCCCGATGCGGTCTATCGCCAGGTGCTGCCCAAATTTGGCGGCCAATACGAAGTGATCGACCGCCTGCTTTCGACCGACGTTCAACAGCGCCGCCGTGCAGCCGGGAGCCTGGCGGCGGCGGCCGAACAAGGTCCGCTGAACAGCGTGATCGTGGCCCGCTTGGCCGAGCTCGGCACCGCGGAGCCCGACTCACTGGTCTGGACCGGAATGCTACGCGCCGTGGCCAAGGACGGACGCGAACCGGCGGTGCGGCTGGCCTACGCCGGCCTGGGCCACCGTGCGGCCGAGGTGCGGCGAGAGGCGATCGAGTACTTGGCGGCCCACTCGTCGCCGGCACACGCTCCGCTGATCTTGCCGGCGCTGAAAGACAAAAATCAGGCCGTGGTGTCGGCGGCGGTCAAAGCTTTGGGGCATCCGGGCATGTTGGTCGACGCCGGCCCCTTGGAGCGGCTGCTGGTCACGAACGACCGTGCCTTGAGGCTGGCCCTGGCCGAAAGCCTGATCGCGCTGGGAGCGCCCAGCGGCCCGCAAACGTTGGAGCTGCTGGCGCACGACACCGATATCGGCACGCGGCGGAAGGCGGCCCAGCTTATGGGAAGCGTGGGCGACCGTCGCTATACGGAGACCCTGATCGGACTGCTCGACGACACTTTAGGCGTACGCACCGCGGCCCTGGCCAGCTTGCCGAAGGTGGTTGGCCGCGACGTGGCCGAGCGGCCCGACGACCCGCCCACCAGCACGCTCGACCGCGTTGAGCGCTGGAAGCGATGGTGGCAGTCTTCGTCCAGTTGA
- a CDS encoding ABC transporter ATP-binding protein, whose product MAALLELERVWAGYGQAEVLKNVSLEVGEGEMVAMIGANGAGKTTMLLCISGCLPADRGEIRFRGRSTRGLPPHEVVRLGLSHAPEGRRIFSRLTVAENLQLGAYTRRDRAAIERDVKSVYELFPILAERRQQAGGTLSGGEQQMLALARAWMSRPRLLLLDEPSLGLAPLVVAKVFEALASWHRTGMSMLLVEQNARQALALAERAYVLEQGTVTLAGPAAQLASDPRVQQAYLGA is encoded by the coding sequence ATGGCCGCGTTGCTTGAGTTGGAGCGGGTGTGGGCGGGCTACGGACAGGCCGAGGTGCTCAAGAACGTGTCGCTCGAAGTCGGCGAAGGCGAGATGGTGGCGATGATCGGCGCAAACGGAGCGGGCAAAACGACGATGCTCTTGTGCATCTCCGGCTGTTTGCCGGCCGACCGCGGTGAAATCCGTTTCCGCGGCCGGTCGACGCGGGGCTTGCCGCCCCACGAAGTCGTGCGCCTGGGTCTGAGCCACGCGCCGGAAGGGCGGCGCATCTTTTCGCGGCTGACCGTGGCCGAGAACTTGCAGTTGGGAGCCTACACCCGCCGCGACCGCGCGGCGATCGAGCGCGATGTGAAGTCGGTCTACGAGCTGTTTCCGATTCTGGCCGAACGCCGGCAGCAGGCGGGTGGCACGCTGTCGGGCGGCGAGCAACAGATGCTGGCCTTGGCGCGGGCCTGGATGTCGCGGCCGCGGCTGCTGCTGCTCGACGAGCCGTCGTTGGGCCTGGCACCGCTGGTCGTGGCCAAAGTGTTCGAGGCGCTGGCCAGTTGGCACCGGACGGGCATGTCCATGTTGCTGGTCGAGCAGAACGCCCGCCAGGCGCTGGCCCTGGCCGAGCGGGCCTACGTTTTGGAGCAGGGAACGGTCACGCTGGCCGGACCGGCGGCCCAATTGGCGTCGGATCCGCGCGTGCAGCAAGCTTACCTGGGAGCGTGA
- a CDS encoding inositol oxygenase family protein, with translation MADLERHNVTGPLGGLDEWEDDLRRRYPSPAEVLEADKSSMPRAFRDYRAETRPQVKEFYRLHHRHQTVDFVRAKRDEYLSGLPGCSPAGGETAATDRGPRRQMGIWEALEFLNTLVDDSDPDTSLAQIEHCLQTAEAIRDDGRPRWFILTGLIHDLGKILCLFGEPQWAVVGDTFPVGCAWSDAIVFQEFLAENADAGVPDYQTRCGIYAAGCGLDNVLMTWGHDEYLYHVVRDYLPREALYMIRYHSFYPGHREGAYAHLMNDADRQYFPWVKAFSPYDLYTKSAERPDVAALRPYYEDLVAEFFPPTLVW, from the coding sequence ATGGCCGATCTTGAGCGGCACAACGTCACCGGTCCGCTGGGCGGTCTTGACGAATGGGAAGACGACCTGCGACGGCGATATCCGTCACCGGCCGAAGTGCTCGAAGCAGACAAGAGCAGCATGCCGCGAGCGTTTCGCGATTACCGCGCCGAAACGCGGCCGCAGGTCAAAGAGTTCTACCGCCTGCACCATCGCCATCAAACGGTCGATTTTGTGCGGGCCAAGCGAGACGAATACCTTTCGGGCTTGCCCGGCTGTTCGCCGGCCGGCGGCGAAACGGCAGCCACAGACCGCGGGCCGCGACGGCAAATGGGCATCTGGGAAGCGCTGGAGTTTCTCAATACCCTCGTCGACGACAGCGATCCCGACACGTCGTTGGCCCAGATCGAACACTGTTTGCAAACGGCCGAAGCCATACGCGACGACGGCCGGCCGCGTTGGTTCATCCTCACCGGGCTGATCCACGACCTGGGCAAAATCCTGTGCCTGTTCGGCGAACCGCAATGGGCGGTTGTCGGCGACACCTTTCCCGTCGGCTGCGCCTGGTCCGACGCGATCGTGTTTCAGGAGTTTCTGGCTGAGAACGCCGATGCCGGCGTGCCCGACTATCAAACGCGCTGCGGCATTTACGCCGCCGGCTGCGGGCTCGACAACGTGCTCATGACGTGGGGGCACGATGAGTATCTCTACCACGTGGTGCGCGATTATCTGCCGCGCGAGGCGTTGTACATGATCCGCTATCATTCGTTTTATCCGGGTCATCGCGAGGGCGCCTACGCCCACCTGATGAACGACGCCGACCGCCAGTATTTTCCCTGGGTGAAGGCGTTCAGTCCTTACGATCTTTATACGAAGAGCGCCGAGCGGCCGGACGTGGCGGCGCTGCGGCCCTACTATGAAGATCTGGTGGCGGAGTTTTTCCCGCCGACGCTGGTTTGGTAG
- a CDS encoding phosphatidylinositol-specific phospholipase C/glycerophosphodiester phosphodiesterase family protein codes for MMSQGRPRSICALCGFMLAVAAHVCAAGPPLLNAHAHNDYLHERPLLDAIDHGFTSVEADVYLIDGELLVAHTRPELDPERTLRRLYLDPLRQKVRQGRGRVWPGGPTLTLLVDVKADGKASYQALAKLLAEYDDMISVVRDGRLETKAVTVIVSGDRARETIAADEPRHVGIDGRLSDLDSSAPSNLLPLISDNWTLHFRWRGEGPMPAAERAKLLDIVHRAHDRGRRVRFWATPDNPALWRELIAAKIDLINTDDLAGLERFLRDSKLNDQTEAKE; via the coding sequence ATGATGTCCCAAGGCCGTCCCCGGTCGATTTGTGCGTTGTGCGGCTTCATGCTCGCTGTGGCGGCACACGTCTGCGCCGCCGGGCCGCCACTTTTGAACGCGCACGCCCATAACGATTACCTCCACGAGCGGCCCTTGCTCGATGCGATCGATCATGGCTTTACGAGCGTCGAGGCCGACGTTTATCTGATCGACGGGGAGTTGCTCGTCGCGCATACTCGGCCGGAGTTGGACCCGGAACGAACGTTGCGGCGGCTTTACCTCGATCCGCTGCGCCAAAAAGTCCGCCAGGGCCGAGGCCGCGTCTGGCCCGGCGGTCCCACGTTGACTTTGCTCGTCGATGTCAAAGCCGATGGCAAGGCGAGCTATCAGGCGCTGGCCAAGTTGCTGGCCGAATACGACGACATGATTTCCGTGGTCCGCGACGGCCGGTTGGAAACGAAGGCGGTGACCGTCATCGTGTCGGGCGATCGTGCCCGTGAGACCATCGCCGCCGATGAGCCGCGGCATGTCGGCATCGACGGCCGGCTGAGCGATCTCGATTCCTCTGCCCCCAGCAATTTGTTACCCTTGATCAGCGACAATTGGACGCTGCACTTTCGCTGGCGCGGTGAAGGGCCGATGCCGGCAGCGGAGCGAGCCAAGCTACTTGATATCGTGCATCGCGCACATGACCGCGGCCGCCGCGTGCGGTTCTGGGCCACGCCCGACAACCCGGCCCTGTGGCGGGAGTTGATCGCCGCGAAGATTGACCTGATCAATACCGACGATCTGGCGGGGCTGGAGCGATTTCTGCGCGACTCGAAGCTCAATGACCAAACCGAGGCGAAGGAGTAA
- a CDS encoding transcriptional regulator, with translation MSAVDFNGLDTLVHGPVRLGVITALYVEGPLDFTTLVKRFEVADGAMGVHLRKLEDAGYVACQRQFVGRRPKSTYRITAAGRRALRQYLATMQQIIDLAQRDERPPTSHAGK, from the coding sequence ATGTCGGCGGTTGACTTCAACGGCCTCGACACGCTGGTTCACGGGCCGGTGCGGCTGGGCGTGATCACCGCGCTCTACGTCGAGGGCCCGCTCGACTTCACCACGCTCGTCAAGCGCTTCGAAGTGGCCGACGGCGCGATGGGCGTTCACCTGCGCAAGCTCGAAGACGCGGGTTACGTGGCTTGCCAACGGCAGTTTGTCGGCCGGCGTCCGAAAAGCACCTACCGCATCACCGCCGCCGGACGCCGCGCCTTGCGCCAATATCTCGCGACGATGCAGCAAATCATCGATCTGGCCCAGCGCGACGAGCGGCCCCCGACCTCCCATGCCGGGAAATAA
- a CDS encoding AAA family ATPase, giving the protein MASQSPKVVVLAGPNGAGKSTSAAQLLLGALHIDEFVNADTIAQGLSAFAQDRVAFQAGRIMLGRLNELAAARADFGYETTLASRSYAVWLRQLRETGYTTHLLFLWLPSADLAVARVADRVRLGGHNVPEATVRRRYAAGLRNLRELYLPLADSWKMIDNTSVGQSRVIAAGIAGQPAEVYLDEIWNGILNMKTQP; this is encoded by the coding sequence GTGGCAAGCCAGTCGCCAAAAGTTGTTGTGCTCGCCGGCCCAAACGGCGCCGGCAAGTCCACCTCTGCGGCTCAGTTGTTGCTGGGCGCCCTCCATATCGACGAATTCGTTAATGCCGACACGATTGCCCAGGGCTTGTCAGCCTTCGCACAAGACCGAGTCGCCTTTCAAGCGGGCCGGATAATGCTTGGCCGGCTCAATGAATTGGCGGCGGCGCGTGCCGACTTCGGCTATGAAACGACCCTGGCGAGCCGTTCGTACGCGGTTTGGCTTCGACAGTTGCGGGAAACCGGCTACACGACCCATCTCCTCTTTTTGTGGCTGCCCAGCGCCGACCTGGCAGTCGCCCGTGTCGCCGATCGCGTCCGCCTTGGCGGTCACAATGTTCCTGAAGCCACCGTGCGCCGTCGCTACGCCGCCGGACTCAGGAATTTACGGGAACTGTATTTGCCGCTGGCGGATTCCTGGAAAATGATTGATAATACGAGTGTCGGGCAATCTCGCGTGATCGCCGCCGGGATTGCCGGCCAACCCGCGGAGGTTTACCTCGACGAAATCTGGAACGGGATTCTGAACATGAAGACGCAGCCATGA
- a CDS encoding arylsulfatase has protein sequence MKTILCTLLSAALACGQAAAADKPNLIWIMADDLGYGELGCYGQRVIETPRLDRMAKEGLRFTQFYAGATVCAPSRSVLMTGQHHGHTRVRGNAGPANRVAQALRAGDTTVAKVLQQAGYHTALIGKWGLGDVGPAESGLPRKQGFDEFFGYLNQHHAHNHFPDYLWRNEEKVPLPNIVTPIGEPGGGYATEAVEYADDLFADAAAKFVADNQSRPFFLYWCMVVPHANNERTRVLKNGAEVPDFGPYADQDWPEPDKGQAAMITRLDGYVGRLLDTLRELGLAENTLVIFTSDNGPHNESNHHLARFNPAGPLQGIKRSLHDGGIRVPTIAWWPGRVAAGTTSDHVAYFGDWMATAAALAGAKMPDNCDSISFASTLFGRPAEQREHEFLYWEFHEGGFKQAAIYQGRWKGIRSGGPDAPVAVYDLQTDIGEKTNVAAEHPEIAAKIGAYLATARSDSPDWKPRWQGPQKAKTQTEPTVRHG, from the coding sequence ATGAAAACAATCCTGTGTACGTTGCTCTCCGCGGCGTTGGCCTGCGGCCAGGCGGCGGCCGCCGACAAGCCGAACCTGATCTGGATCATGGCCGACGACCTGGGTTATGGCGAGCTCGGTTGCTATGGCCAGCGGGTGATCGAGACGCCGCGGCTCGACCGCATGGCCAAAGAGGGCCTGCGCTTTACGCAGTTCTACGCGGGGGCGACCGTCTGCGCCCCGTCGCGCAGCGTGCTCATGACCGGGCAGCACCACGGCCACACACGCGTGCGCGGCAACGCCGGCCCGGCCAATCGCGTGGCCCAGGCGCTGCGGGCCGGCGACACGACGGTCGCCAAGGTATTGCAGCAAGCCGGCTACCATACGGCCCTGATCGGCAAATGGGGGCTGGGCGACGTCGGACCGGCCGAGAGCGGCCTGCCGCGAAAGCAGGGCTTCGACGAGTTCTTCGGCTACCTCAATCAGCACCACGCGCACAACCACTTTCCCGACTATCTGTGGCGAAACGAAGAAAAGGTTCCGCTGCCGAACATCGTCACGCCCATCGGCGAGCCGGGCGGGGGCTATGCCACCGAAGCCGTCGAATATGCCGACGACCTGTTTGCCGACGCGGCCGCAAAATTCGTGGCCGACAACCAATCGCGGCCCTTCTTTTTGTACTGGTGCATGGTTGTTCCACACGCCAACAACGAACGCACGCGGGTGCTGAAGAACGGCGCCGAGGTGCCCGACTTCGGCCCCTACGCCGATCAGGACTGGCCCGAACCTGACAAGGGTCAGGCCGCCATGATCACGCGGCTCGACGGCTACGTCGGCCGACTGCTCGACACGCTTCGCGAGTTGGGACTGGCGGAAAACACGCTGGTGATTTTCACCAGCGACAACGGGCCGCACAACGAGAGCAACCATCACCTCGCCCGCTTCAACCCTGCCGGTCCTTTGCAGGGCATCAAGCGCAGCCTGCACGACGGCGGCATTCGCGTGCCGACGATTGCCTGGTGGCCAGGCCGTGTCGCGGCGGGCACCACATCCGATCACGTCGCCTATTTCGGCGATTGGATGGCGACCGCCGCCGCGTTGGCCGGCGCAAAGATGCCGGACAATTGCGACTCGATCAGCTTTGCGTCGACGCTCTTCGGCCGGCCCGCCGAGCAGCGGGAGCACGAGTTTCTTTACTGGGAGTTTCACGAGGGCGGTTTCAAGCAAGCGGCGATTTACCAGGGCCGCTGGAAGGGCATTCGCAGCGGCGGGCCGGATGCTCCCGTGGCGGTCTACGACTTGCAGACCGACATCGGCGAGAAGACGAACGTGGCCGCGGAGCATCCTGAGATTGCCGCCAAGATCGGCGCGTATCTGGCGACCGCTCGCAGCGACTCGCCCGACTGGAAACCGCGGTGGCAAGGTCCACAAAAAGCCAAAACGCAGACGGAGCCAACCGTGAGGCACGGATGA
- a CDS encoding serine/threonine-protein kinase, translating into MEPEQRYQIVATIGAGDFATVYHARDLELAREVAIKQIHHQYLQDPRQLDRYWHEAQVLANLHHQHIMTIYDIVRPRGWMILELMRGSLPGELQGRPVDIETLKLALVQSLHALDFLHTHGVLHGDIKPSNLLISMHNRLKLGDFGLARRAGNGEGSLLKGTPKYMAPEVMSEQFGPVGPPSDLYSLGFTCYELLCGAHFESLFPGLNSFGRDKAVAWMMWHSAADRRLPPVQKVLEGVPDAIAAVIERLIVKDQAGRYHTAAEVLEELKERPFTPGPTAADVEAEAAAAQAKRKRRLAIGAFAASAVLSLGLAFWPSGGGQPEAKPDAAAAADVRSGHIRDLMLDERKMVFVLPQDRRPLEISIPPDCKIQLNGDRFLLLRELERGDEVRVTLAKDQTHQLTAEAIDVVRPEVLEGSFHAADAKNGTLTLDVTPDGKRKEPRIIHVPEEVKPRMNGEREFAGQAVGLDTFQPGDRMAVRYFMHGERRDAVAVDGYRRVSLTGTLKQLNLDERRMVISAEGKELEFPFDAECTVTLNGDFASPRDLAPGDEVTIEHDVEAVRIEARRAAAP; encoded by the coding sequence ATGGAACCAGAACAGCGTTATCAAATCGTGGCCACGATCGGCGCGGGCGACTTCGCCACGGTCTACCACGCGCGCGACCTGGAGTTGGCGCGCGAAGTGGCCATCAAGCAAATCCACCATCAATATCTGCAGGACCCCCGGCAGCTCGACCGCTACTGGCACGAAGCCCAGGTTCTCGCCAACCTGCACCATCAGCACATCATGACCATCTACGATATCGTCCGCCCCCGCGGCTGGATGATTCTGGAGCTGATGCGAGGCAGCCTGCCCGGCGAGCTGCAAGGCCGCCCGGTCGATATCGAGACGCTCAAGCTGGCGCTGGTGCAAAGCCTGCACGCCCTGGACTTCCTGCATACGCACGGCGTGCTGCACGGCGACATCAAGCCCAGCAATCTGCTGATCAGCATGCACAATCGCCTCAAGCTCGGCGATTTCGGGCTGGCGCGTCGGGCAGGCAACGGCGAAGGAAGCCTGCTCAAAGGCACGCCCAAATACATGGCGCCGGAAGTGATGTCGGAGCAGTTCGGGCCGGTCGGTCCGCCGAGCGACCTCTATTCGCTCGGCTTTACCTGCTACGAACTGCTGTGCGGGGCGCACTTCGAATCGTTGTTTCCCGGCTTGAACAGTTTCGGGCGTGACAAGGCGGTGGCCTGGATGATGTGGCACTCGGCCGCCGACCGACGGCTGCCTCCGGTCCAAAAGGTGCTGGAAGGCGTGCCCGACGCAATCGCCGCGGTGATTGAACGCCTGATCGTGAAAGACCAAGCGGGCCGCTATCACACGGCCGCGGAGGTGTTGGAAGAGCTGAAAGAACGGCCCTTCACACCGGGCCCGACGGCCGCCGACGTGGAGGCCGAAGCGGCGGCCGCGCAGGCCAAGCGCAAGCGGCGGCTGGCCATCGGCGCCTTCGCCGCCAGCGCCGTCTTGAGCCTCGGTCTGGCATTCTGGCCTTCGGGCGGCGGCCAGCCCGAAGCGAAGCCCGATGCGGCCGCGGCGGCGGACGTGCGCAGCGGACACATTCGCGACTTGATGCTCGACGAACGGAAGATGGTGTTCGTGCTGCCGCAAGATCGCCGGCCGCTGGAGATTTCCATTCCCCCGGACTGCAAGATTCAATTGAACGGCGATCGGTTCTTGTTGTTGCGCGAGCTCGAGCGCGGCGATGAGGTGCGCGTCACGCTGGCCAAAGACCAGACGCACCAGTTGACGGCCGAGGCGATCGACGTGGTGCGGCCCGAGGTGCTCGAAGGATCGTTTCATGCGGCCGACGCGAAGAACGGAACTTTGACGCTCGATGTGACGCCGGATGGAAAGCGCAAGGAACCGCGCATCATCCACGTGCCCGAAGAAGTCAAACCGCGGATGAACGGCGAGCGGGAATTTGCGGGCCAAGCGGTCGGCCTCGACACGTTCCAGCCGGGCGATCGGATGGCCGTGAGGTATTTCATGCACGGCGAGCGGCGCGACGCCGTGGCGGTCGACGGCTACCGGCGGGTCTCGCTGACGGGGACGCTGAAGCAGTTGAATCTCGACGAACGGCGGATGGTGATTTCGGCGGAAGGCAAGGAGTTGGAGTTTCCTTTCGACGCGGAGTGTACGGTGACGCTCAACGGCGACTTCGCCAGCCCGCGCGACCTGGCGCCGGGCGACGAAGTGACGATCGAGCACGACGTCGAGGCGGTGCGGATCGAGGCCCGCCGTGCGGCGGCGCCGTGA